Proteins encoded by one window of Mustela erminea isolate mMusErm1 chromosome 5, mMusErm1.Pri, whole genome shotgun sequence:
- the BDKRB2 gene encoding B2 bradykinin receptor isoform X5, with the protein MASRSLLESLLLNRSRLSAPNATSCDGAREAWALLYGVLPPFVVIVCICSLLGNLFVLSVFLLPRRRLSVAEIYLANLAASDLVFVLGLPFWAENIAHQFRWPFGGPLCRLVNGVIKANLFISIFLVVAISWDRYRVLVHPMASRWRRQRRRAKVTCLLIWALGGLLSVPTFLFRSVQAVPELNNSHACVLLPPGGAWPWARMVELNVLGFLLPLAAIVFFNAHILASLRGRAEVPGTRCGGPAGGKSTALILTLVAAFLVCWTPYHFFAFLEFLYQVRAVRGCFWEDFIDLGLQYANFFAFTNSCLNPVIYGFVGRLFRTKVWELYQQCTPRSLSLGSLPHRTDVLPHFWQKKNSREP; encoded by the coding sequence ATGGCGTCCCGGAGCCTGCTGGAGTCCCTGTTGCTGAACCGGAGCCGGCTCTCGGCGCCCAATGCCACGTCGTGCGATGGCGCGCGGGAAGCCTGGGCCCTGCTCTACGGCGTGCTCCCCCCGTTCGTCGTCATCGTCTGCATCTGCAGCCTGCTGGGGAACCTCTTCGTGCTGTCCGTCTTCCTCCTCCCGCGGCGGCGCCTGAGCGTGGCCGAGATCTACCTGGCCAACCTGGCCGCCTCCGACCTGGTGTTCGTCCTGGGCTTGCCCTTCTGGGCGGAGAACATCGCGCACCAGTTCCGCTGGCCCTTCGGCGGCCCCCTCTGCCGCCTGGTCAATGGCGTCATCAAGGCCAATCTGTTCATCAGCATCTTCCTGGTGGTGGCCATCAGCTGGGACCGCTACCGCGTGCTGGTGCACCCCATGGCCAGCCggtggcggcggcagcggcgacGGGCCAAGGTCACCTGCCTGCTCATCTGGGCGCTGGGCGGCCTCCTGAGCGTGCCCACCTTCCTGTTCCGCTCCGTCCAAGCCGTGCCGGAGCTGAACAACTCCCACGCCTGCGTGCTGCTGCCGCCCGGCGGGGCCTGGCCCTGGGCGAGGATGGTGGAGCTGAACGTGCTGGGCTTCCTGCTGCCGCTGGCCGCCATCGTCTTCTTCAACGCCCACATCCTGGCCTCCCTGCGCGGGCGGGCGGAGGTCCCGGGGACGCGCTGCGGGGGCCCCGCGGGCGGCAAGAGCACGGCCCTCATCCTCACGCTGGTGGCCGCCTTCCTGGTGTGCTGGACCCCCTACCACTTCTTCGCCTTCCTGGAATTCCTCTACCAGGTGCGGGCCGTCCGGGGCTGCTTCTGGGAGGATTTCATCGACCTGGGCCTGCAGTATGCCAACTTCTTCGCCTTCACCAACAGCTGCCTGAACCCCGTCATTTACGGCTTCGTGGGCCGGCTTTTCCGGACCAAGGTCTGGGAGCTCTACCAGCAGTGTACCCCTCGGAGTCTTAGTCTGGGGTCCTTGCCCCACAGGACGGATGTTCTCCCACATTTCTGGCAGAAGAAAAACAGCAGGGAGCCGTGA
- the BDKRB2 gene encoding B2 bradykinin receptor isoform X3, whose translation MFSTWKRSMFLSFHEDPVPTTASFRSRWMASRSLLESLLLNRSRLSAPNATSCDGAREAWALLYGVLPPFVVIVCICSLLGNLFVLSVFLLPRRRLSVAEIYLANLAASDLVFVLGLPFWAENIAHQFRWPFGGPLCRLVNGVIKANLFISIFLVVAISWDRYRVLVHPMASRWRRQRRRAKVTCLLIWALGGLLSVPTFLFRSVQAVPELNNSHACVLLPPGGAWPWARMVELNVLGFLLPLAAIVFFNAHILASLRGRAEVPGTRCGGPAGGKSTALILTLVAAFLVCWTPYHFFAFLEFLYQVRAVRGCFWEDFIDLGLQYANFFAFTNSCLNPVIYGFVGRLFRTKVWELYQQCTPRSLSLGSLPHRTDVLPHFWQKKNSREP comes from the coding sequence GTCCCGGTGGATGGCGTCCCGGAGCCTGCTGGAGTCCCTGTTGCTGAACCGGAGCCGGCTCTCGGCGCCCAATGCCACGTCGTGCGATGGCGCGCGGGAAGCCTGGGCCCTGCTCTACGGCGTGCTCCCCCCGTTCGTCGTCATCGTCTGCATCTGCAGCCTGCTGGGGAACCTCTTCGTGCTGTCCGTCTTCCTCCTCCCGCGGCGGCGCCTGAGCGTGGCCGAGATCTACCTGGCCAACCTGGCCGCCTCCGACCTGGTGTTCGTCCTGGGCTTGCCCTTCTGGGCGGAGAACATCGCGCACCAGTTCCGCTGGCCCTTCGGCGGCCCCCTCTGCCGCCTGGTCAATGGCGTCATCAAGGCCAATCTGTTCATCAGCATCTTCCTGGTGGTGGCCATCAGCTGGGACCGCTACCGCGTGCTGGTGCACCCCATGGCCAGCCggtggcggcggcagcggcgacGGGCCAAGGTCACCTGCCTGCTCATCTGGGCGCTGGGCGGCCTCCTGAGCGTGCCCACCTTCCTGTTCCGCTCCGTCCAAGCCGTGCCGGAGCTGAACAACTCCCACGCCTGCGTGCTGCTGCCGCCCGGCGGGGCCTGGCCCTGGGCGAGGATGGTGGAGCTGAACGTGCTGGGCTTCCTGCTGCCGCTGGCCGCCATCGTCTTCTTCAACGCCCACATCCTGGCCTCCCTGCGCGGGCGGGCGGAGGTCCCGGGGACGCGCTGCGGGGGCCCCGCGGGCGGCAAGAGCACGGCCCTCATCCTCACGCTGGTGGCCGCCTTCCTGGTGTGCTGGACCCCCTACCACTTCTTCGCCTTCCTGGAATTCCTCTACCAGGTGCGGGCCGTCCGGGGCTGCTTCTGGGAGGATTTCATCGACCTGGGCCTGCAGTATGCCAACTTCTTCGCCTTCACCAACAGCTGCCTGAACCCCGTCATTTACGGCTTCGTGGGCCGGCTTTTCCGGACCAAGGTCTGGGAGCTCTACCAGCAGTGTACCCCTCGGAGTCTTAGTCTGGGGTCCTTGCCCCACAGGACGGATGTTCTCCCACATTTCTGGCAGAAGAAAAACAGCAGGGAGCCGTGA
- the BDKRB2 gene encoding B2 bradykinin receptor isoform X1, whose product MPGVGKHLLKGTRQRVFPVVPATQPCGCHTKAALDNTQTSRSRWMASRSLLESLLLNRSRLSAPNATSCDGAREAWALLYGVLPPFVVIVCICSLLGNLFVLSVFLLPRRRLSVAEIYLANLAASDLVFVLGLPFWAENIAHQFRWPFGGPLCRLVNGVIKANLFISIFLVVAISWDRYRVLVHPMASRWRRQRRRAKVTCLLIWALGGLLSVPTFLFRSVQAVPELNNSHACVLLPPGGAWPWARMVELNVLGFLLPLAAIVFFNAHILASLRGRAEVPGTRCGGPAGGKSTALILTLVAAFLVCWTPYHFFAFLEFLYQVRAVRGCFWEDFIDLGLQYANFFAFTNSCLNPVIYGFVGRLFRTKVWELYQQCTPRSLSLGSLPHRTDVLPHFWQKKNSREP is encoded by the exons ATGCCAGGGGTCGGCAAACATCTCCTCAAGGGGACCAGACAGCGAGTATTCCCAGTTGTGCCAGCCACGCAGCCCTGTGGCTGCCACACAAAAGCAGCCTTGGACAACACACAAACGAGCAG GTCCCGGTGGATGGCGTCCCGGAGCCTGCTGGAGTCCCTGTTGCTGAACCGGAGCCGGCTCTCGGCGCCCAATGCCACGTCGTGCGATGGCGCGCGGGAAGCCTGGGCCCTGCTCTACGGCGTGCTCCCCCCGTTCGTCGTCATCGTCTGCATCTGCAGCCTGCTGGGGAACCTCTTCGTGCTGTCCGTCTTCCTCCTCCCGCGGCGGCGCCTGAGCGTGGCCGAGATCTACCTGGCCAACCTGGCCGCCTCCGACCTGGTGTTCGTCCTGGGCTTGCCCTTCTGGGCGGAGAACATCGCGCACCAGTTCCGCTGGCCCTTCGGCGGCCCCCTCTGCCGCCTGGTCAATGGCGTCATCAAGGCCAATCTGTTCATCAGCATCTTCCTGGTGGTGGCCATCAGCTGGGACCGCTACCGCGTGCTGGTGCACCCCATGGCCAGCCggtggcggcggcagcggcgacGGGCCAAGGTCACCTGCCTGCTCATCTGGGCGCTGGGCGGCCTCCTGAGCGTGCCCACCTTCCTGTTCCGCTCCGTCCAAGCCGTGCCGGAGCTGAACAACTCCCACGCCTGCGTGCTGCTGCCGCCCGGCGGGGCCTGGCCCTGGGCGAGGATGGTGGAGCTGAACGTGCTGGGCTTCCTGCTGCCGCTGGCCGCCATCGTCTTCTTCAACGCCCACATCCTGGCCTCCCTGCGCGGGCGGGCGGAGGTCCCGGGGACGCGCTGCGGGGGCCCCGCGGGCGGCAAGAGCACGGCCCTCATCCTCACGCTGGTGGCCGCCTTCCTGGTGTGCTGGACCCCCTACCACTTCTTCGCCTTCCTGGAATTCCTCTACCAGGTGCGGGCCGTCCGGGGCTGCTTCTGGGAGGATTTCATCGACCTGGGCCTGCAGTATGCCAACTTCTTCGCCTTCACCAACAGCTGCCTGAACCCCGTCATTTACGGCTTCGTGGGCCGGCTTTTCCGGACCAAGGTCTGGGAGCTCTACCAGCAGTGTACCCCTCGGAGTCTTAGTCTGGGGTCCTTGCCCCACAGGACGGATGTTCTCCCACATTTCTGGCAGAAGAAAAACAGCAGGGAGCCGTGA